A window from Pyrococcus yayanosii CH1 encodes these proteins:
- a CDS encoding deoxycytidylate deaminase, producing MDVEVFLDKEKAERIKRIRPTKDEYFMLIAKLVSLRATCPRLRVGAVAVKDGYILATGYNGAPRSMDHCIDAGCLLVDGHCHRAVHAEQNVIAMAARKGISLEGATLYVTHFPCDTCLKLLINAGIKEIVYEEMYPNKVTEILLKEAQEKGLIKIRQFKLSKERVRQFLEALFPEFCGCEK from the coding sequence ATGGATGTTGAGGTATTCCTTGATAAGGAAAAAGCTGAGCGGATAAAGCGCATCAGGCCAACCAAAGACGAATACTTCATGCTCATAGCCAAGCTCGTCTCCCTAAGGGCTACTTGCCCGAGGTTGAGAGTTGGGGCCGTTGCCGTTAAGGATGGCTACATACTAGCCACTGGCTACAACGGGGCCCCCAGAAGTATGGACCACTGTATAGACGCAGGATGCCTTCTCGTCGACGGCCACTGCCACAGGGCCGTTCACGCGGAGCAAAACGTCATAGCGATGGCGGCAAGGAAGGGAATAAGTCTCGAGGGAGCAACGCTCTACGTGACCCACTTCCCCTGTGATACGTGCCTCAAGCTCCTAATAAACGCCGGAATAAAGGAGATAGTCTACGAGGAGATGTATCCTAATAAGGTCACGGAGATACTTCTGAAAGAGGCTCAAGAAAAGGGGCTAATCAAGATACGCCAGTTCAAACTGTCGAAAGAGAGGGTCAGACAGTTCCTTGAGGCTCTCTTCCCCGAGTTCTGCGGCTGCGAGAAGTAG
- a CDS encoding M48 family metallopeptidase encodes MLRLIVVAQLLITLLSLGRLGLSMVLFSGAVLSAMYLLVSRKMPSGRYSKIQWADMPWLYDGIARMAAKLRINMPTIYIEDTYVPNAYSFGTSIVLSAGLFEVLSDVEILAVAAHEMGHIKNGDTILFPLVSYGRYLMLLVSVATAVLSHSTIVRYISLLLFVTYEVERRRFLRRREFKADDVAVRVLDTPYALKNALEELKYYEDVRERLARNTVLPSIEPSLERWEKTKSSWTYLMSTHPSYDERILRIMSIVESSKLLEALK; translated from the coding sequence ATGCTCAGGCTCATAGTGGTGGCCCAGCTCCTCATAACCCTTCTCTCCCTCGGCCGCCTAGGATTGAGTATGGTGCTCTTCTCTGGGGCCGTGCTCTCCGCAATGTACCTGCTGGTCAGTAGGAAAATGCCTTCAGGTAGGTACTCCAAAATCCAATGGGCAGATATGCCCTGGCTATATGATGGAATAGCAAGAATGGCCGCGAAGCTGAGGATAAATATGCCCACCATTTACATTGAGGACACCTACGTGCCAAACGCCTACTCCTTTGGAACGTCCATAGTTCTCTCCGCCGGCCTCTTTGAGGTTCTCAGCGATGTTGAGATACTTGCAGTTGCCGCCCACGAAATGGGCCACATAAAGAACGGAGACACAATCCTCTTCCCTCTTGTGAGCTATGGACGTTACCTCATGCTCCTGGTCAGCGTTGCAACTGCCGTTTTATCTCATTCCACAATCGTTCGGTACATATCCCTCCTCCTATTCGTAACCTACGAGGTGGAAAGGAGAAGGTTCCTGAGGAGGAGAGAATTCAAGGCTGATGACGTGGCTGTAAGAGTACTTGACACCCCCTACGCTCTTAAGAACGCCCTTGAGGAGCTCAAATACTACGAGGACGTAAGGGAAAGGCTAGCAAGGAACACGGTCCTGCCCAGTATAGAGCCCTCCCTTGAGAGGTGGGAGAAAACCAAGTCATCTTGGACGTATCTTATGAGCACTCACCCAAGCTACGATGAGAGGATATTGAGGATAATGTCCATTGTCGAGAGCTCTAAGCTCCTTGAGGCGCTGAAATGA